From one Nilaparvata lugens isolate BPH chromosome 2, ASM1435652v1, whole genome shotgun sequence genomic stretch:
- the LOC120349661 gene encoding uncharacterized protein LOC120349661, with protein MFSRSKLSTTNCHRRVLIELTQSNSEDGGSVSDLNLQHGFETKTELHNTWSSIVKKSKKTPVRDHAKNNSTALNDNHGNKCTSYSGEASANDVVSGRSVKTFLRTVEKRKSLFVSRLHPEVCEVDLVSYLKASGIDKSDFECVKLKSRSAIKAFHSVRTLPTRGDVHDHGTRGRLRLDLPYCRLGRTQSSLIYQPAKILNKLPVSARTLPETVLKRRLRAFLQENPFYSMREFYMIVILRLKHAVCNLPPCQCREACS; from the exons ATGTTT TCGAGGTCGAAGCTGTCGACAACGAACTGTCATCGACGGGTACTAATCGAGTTGACTCAGTCGAACTCTGAAGATGGCGGGAGTGTTTCGGATTTGAACTTGCAGCATGGTTTTGAAACAAAGACAGAACTACACAACACCTGGTCTAGTATtgtaaaaaaatcgaaaaaaactCCAGTTAGAGATcatgcaaaaaataattctactgCTTTGAATGACAATCATGGTAATAAGTGCACATCATACAGTGGGGAGGCTTCTGCTAATGATGTTGTGAGCGGGCGATCTGTGAAGACTTTCTTGAGGACGGTGGAAAAGAGAAAGTCATTATTCGTTTCTCGTCTCCATCCAGAAGTTTGTGAGGTGGACTTGGTATCTTATCTAAAAGCTTCGGGTATTGACAAGTCAGACTTTGAATGTGTGAAGCTGAAATCCAG GTCAGCTATAAAGGCATTCCACAGTGTCCGTACTTTGCCTACCAGGGGTGATGTGCATGATCATGGCACCAGAGGCAGGCTGAGGCTGGACCTGCCATATTGTAGATTGGGGAGGACCCAGAGCAGCCTCATCTACCAGCCAGCTAAAATTTTGAACAAGCTGCCAGTTTCAGCCAGGACTCTGCCAGAGACAGTCTTGAAGAGGAGACTGAGGGCTTTCCTTCAGGAGAACCCCTTTTATTCTATGAGGGAGTTCTATATGATTGTGATCCTCAGACT aaaacatgcaGTCTGTAATCTACCCCCATGTCAGTGTAGAGAGGCCTGTTCATGA